The DNA sequence acagaaatgctTGCCCACCAATGGACCAGAATAACCAATTACAGGCATAGCCTCTTCCAAGTCTACCTATTTTGGAATTTGGACACCTCTATGATAGTTGTGGGTCTCATGCAACAAGGCTGCCTTCTTCCAACAGAATAACGACCTTGACACCTTCAAGCCGTTTCTTCAACAAGAGAATAAATAACAATACATAGTTTAAAAATCTGGGCCTGCAATCAAATTGTTTTTAGTTTAGAATTAGGTGTGATTCAGGGCAggatctcctcctcctcctcttcttcttcttcttcttcttcctttttattttgtatttttcatttttaaactCTCAAAAGTCTTCCATTGAAGAGATGTTTAAGAaatggaggagaaggagaaaatgaTTAGATAGAAGCCTCTGTTTCTCTAAAACAAAGAGGAAGGGAAGTCATTGTTCACATAGGGAGGCGATGAGGCTTTGGAAAAGGGCTTCTGCTGTTTTAAAAGACAGGAATAGTATCTGCCTTGCAAAGCTATCAAGAAGGAACTCCTTTCGACAACCGGAGCTCGAATCAGCTATCATTAAAGCCACCAGCCACGATGAATTCTCCGTCGATTATAAGAATGCGCAGCGGGTCTTTGCTTGGATCCGTACCTCTTCCTCTTTCAAACCTTTTATATGGATTCTTACTAAACGAATCGAGAAGACACAAAGCTGGGTTGTTGCTATCAAGGGCTTAATGCTCTTACATGGCATCTATTGCTGCAATGTCCCAGCTGTTAGAAGGATTGGTAGATTGCCATTCGATCTTTCTGACTTCACAGATAGTCATTTAAAGACTACAAAATCATGGGGTTTCAATGCTTTTGTTCGTGCCTATTTTGCTTATCTTGATCAGAAATCTGCCTTCTTAAGCTGCAATCCGGCGGATGATCATGAAAAAGATGATAAGGATACAGATGTGTCTTCTTCTATGGTGAAAGTACTAGTTGAATTACAGAGATTACAGGCATTGCTGGATATGCTAATCCAGATTAAGCCTTGCACAGATGGGATGAATGTTCGTCTCATTCTTGAAGCCTTGGATTGCATTGTGATCGAAATCTTCGATGTATATAGCAAAATGTGCAGTGGGATTGCTGGAGTACTAGTGAGAATATTTAAGGCTGGAAAGACAGAGGCAATAATGGCTCTTGGTGTCTTACAGAAAGCTGCATCTCAGGGTAAAGAACTATCTTCTTATTTTGAGTTCTGTAAGGACTTTGGTGTTCTTAATGCATCTGAACTCCCCAGAGTTGAGCAGATCCCAGAAGAAGATATTCAAGATCTTGAACAGATGATTAGTGAGAAAGTCTCAGAGAAGATGAACAACAATGAAAGCTACAACAGTGAAGGAGCTGTTGTACCAATGGATACTCCATTCATTGAAAAACAGGGAGACCAAGACAaatccttgaagaagaagacaatagtGACCCAGAAATGGGAGGTCTTTGAAGATGAATTTAAGAGTAAAGGAAGTGCAGATGAATTCTCATTTTTCAGAGTAGATGGAGGTGAATTCTCTGAGGTTCAAAAGAGAAATTGTATAGATCCTTTCGCGCCTTCTCTAAactttcctcctcttcttctatatGGTTATAACAATGATCCTACAATAGTATCAAATGGTTTGCTGCAGTTGGAGCATTACTTCAATCCAATTCCAGCAGCTTCTTCAACTGTTGGAAACCCTAGTAATTGGATTGTCTCTCTTTGAGGAGGAAAGAGTCCGtctttctctccctcatttTGTGTGTAGGTAAATGTCTTGTGAGAGTGAATGTATTCAATACAATAGAAGATGGAAACTTGAGTTTATATTGGATAGTATGTTCTCTTGCATCTCTTATCATTGCACAAACAGTTGGGTGTTTGAAACAGTGTTTGTGGGTCTTTTATCACCTCCTTCCTTTACAAAAAATTTACAGTTATACAAAAAGTGAGCATTTTCCAGAAAGAGGGGTAAGGTAACCCATGGCCATAAAATGTTTTGAGTAAAAAAATGATCCCATATCGTCAAAATTGCTCAATATCTCATCCACTTAACATCCACCATTCTTCCCCTGCTTTAGGCCTTGGAGAGGGCCCCATGTTATTGCTTCAGAAGTGTCTTCTGTCATTAAATAATTCACATAAAGTAAGACAACCACCTGTTGTTATAATTGCTATTGCCCACAGTCTGGGGTAGGGTAACCAGATTGGTGTTTTGATTTCAACTTCTTATTTAGAACCATATGCCATCCATGTTCTTTCAATCTTGTCATTCACATTTGTTGATCAAATGATTTCTGGTGCTTAGAGACTAGCAATGAAGAGAGTCTGTCCTCTCTAGCATGGCTtatataagaaagaaagaagagctaATTTGGTGAAGTAGGCACTATTGTTTGTATACATTCGACGCCAAAAAAAGCCGCCCAAATTTCTCATCTTCTATTTGTAGAtgattgatatatttttttttcgaCACTTGGTCTACATGAGAGTGACCCGTTGTTCCTATTAGCCGATTACTGTTGTGTGTCTAGGCATGAGAAAATTTTTAAGAAATCTAGTATCATCTTTAGCCCAAACACTCCTAGTCCTTTCCAGGATGATATCTCGCTCTATAGGTTTCCCTATTTGTCCAGAGACATGGTAAGCATCTTAGCCTTCCCATTGATTTTGGTCAGACTAAAAGGACCGTTTTCGCTAGCATTGTAGAGAGGATCCAATATAAGATCTCAAGGTGAAAAgaatctcttctctcctctgtTGGGAATATGTTGCCACCAGCATCCCAATCTGTGTCAATTCTATATTTTCGTTACCCACAAACACAATCTCTAACCTTaactttaaaattaaaaaaaaaaaaaaaaaaaaaaagagcttaatAAGTTGAATCGCCATTTTTGGCAGAAATATAGTAAGGATTAAAGTGCTTATTTGTAGAGACGGGAGGTCCTGTGTCTAGTTTGGGTGGT is a window from the Macadamia integrifolia cultivar HAES 741 chromosome 5, SCU_Mint_v3, whole genome shotgun sequence genome containing:
- the LOC122077782 gene encoding putative clathrin assembly protein At1g25240, producing the protein MRLWKRASAVLKDRNSICLAKLSRRNSFRQPELESAIIKATSHDEFSVDYKNAQRVFAWIRTSSSFKPFIWILTKRIEKTQSWVVAIKGLMLLHGIYCCNVPAVRRIGRLPFDLSDFTDSHLKTTKSWGFNAFVRAYFAYLDQKSAFLSCNPADDHEKDDKDTDVSSSMVKVLVELQRLQALLDMLIQIKPCTDGMNVRLILEALDCIVIEIFDVYSKMCSGIAGVLVRIFKAGKTEAIMALGVLQKAASQGKELSSYFEFCKDFGVLNASELPRVEQIPEEDIQDLEQMISEKVSEKMNNNESYNSEGAVVPMDTPFIEKQGDQDKSLKKKTIVTQKWEVFEDEFKSKGSADEFSFFRVDGGEFSEVQKRNCIDPFAPSLNFPPLLLYGYNNDPTIVSNGLLQLEHYFNPIPAASSTVGNPSNWIVSL